One segment of Mastomys coucha isolate ucsf_1 unplaced genomic scaffold, UCSF_Mcou_1 pScaffold23, whole genome shotgun sequence DNA contains the following:
- the Mbd3l1 gene encoding methyl-CpG-binding domain protein 3-like 1, with product MGKTSQRKQCDCENPSKPCLSTSIPLRMSSYTFKRPVTKITSHLGNEVRYYQWEETLEKPEQACWQKRLQGLQAYSSSGEVLSTSDLAKALKDLTPKDTDASTSDTQATSIDPRPMPILESSSHLAKMIPEAGPQILCKEFLVTEQDIINQERKVKIARERLAVAVIAHKLANEVEKVRGSRKGNL from the coding sequence ATGGGCAAGACTTCACAGAGGAAACAATGTGACTGTGAGAACCCATCAAAGCCTTGTTTAAGTACCTCAATCCCCTTGAGGATGTCTAGTTATACATTCAAGAGGCCAGTCACTAAAATCACATCCCATCTGGGCAATGAGGTAAGATACTATCAGTGGGAGGAGACCTTGGAGAAGCCGGAACAAGCCTGCTGGCAGAAGAGACTTCAAGGACTCCAGGCCTACAGCAGTTCAGGAGAAGTTTTGAGCACTTCAGACCTTGCCAAGGCTTTGAAAGACCTTACACCTAAAGACACAGATGCCTCTACTTCAGATACTCAAGCCACCAGCATTGACCCCAGACCAATGCCTATCCTTGAGTCATCTTCACATTTGGCAAAGATGATTCCAGAAGCAGGCCCACAGATCCTTTGCAAAGAATTTCTGGTCACCGAACAGGATATTATCAACCAGGAAAGGAAAGTGAAAATAGCAAGAGAAAGACTGGCAGTGGCGGTGATTGCACACAAGCTAGCAAATGAGGTGGAGAAAGTGAGGGGATCAAGAAAGGGAAACTTATAA